The Acidobacteriota bacterium DNA segment CGGCTCGGCGTCTCGCAGGTGGCCATGCGCCATCCCGCTGGACCGCGCATGACTGACGCGGCAGAATCACTCGCGTGACTGACGAATCGACAGCCTCGCGCGACGTGCTGGCGATGCGCGAGGCGCTGCGACTGGCGGCATACGGGGGCTCGCTCGGCGAAGTCCCCGTCGGCGCCCTCGTCGTACGCGACGGGATCGTGATCGGCCATGGGTACAACAGGCCCATCGTCGCCACCGATCCCACGGCGCACGCAGAGATCGTCGCCCTGCGGCAGGCCGCTGCCTACACCGGCAACTATCGGCTTACTGGTTGCGAACTCTACGTCACCGTCGAGCCGTGCACGATGTGCGCGGGCGCGCTCGTGCACGCCCGCATCGCGCGGCTCGTCTTCGGCGCGCGCGAACCACGCGCCGGCGCCGTCGTGTCGACGATGGAGGTGCTGGCGTCATCGTCGCTGAACCATCGCGTCGAGGTCGTCGAGGGCGTGCGGGCCGACGAGGCGCAGCGCCTCATGCAGGAGTTCTTCCGCGCGCGCCGAGCGACCGCGTGACGCGGCCCGATCAGGACACCGTCCGCACGGGTGAGCCGATCCACCACGTGTTGCCGTTGGGGTCGATCACGCCGCCGTTGCGGTGGCCGTACGGCATGTCCTGCGGCTTGCTCTCCTCGGTGGCGCCGGCTGCGAGGGCCTGCGCCCACGTCGCGTCCACATCGTCTACCCAGAGGTAGATCGCGGCAGAGCGAGACGCCCATT contains these protein-coding regions:
- the tadA gene encoding tRNA adenosine(34) deaminase TadA, with translation MREALRLAAYGGSLGEVPVGALVVRDGIVIGHGYNRPIVATDPTAHAEIVALRQAAAYTGNYRLTGCELYVTVEPCTMCAGALVHARIARLVFGAREPRAGAVVSTMEVLASSSLNHRVEVVEGVRADEAQRLMQEFFRARRATA
- a CDS encoding VOC family protein, producing the protein MTDNTYRTVTPYLVVNDADAELRFLEAAFSAEIRDCTRTPDGRVAHAEVTIGDSLVMLGQCGPEWASRSAAIYLWVDDVDATWAQALAAGATEESKPQDMPYGHRNGGVIDPNGNTWWIGSPVRTVS